A stretch of the Leptidea sinapis chromosome 5, ilLepSina1.1, whole genome shotgun sequence genome encodes the following:
- the LOC126964582 gene encoding uncharacterized protein LOC126964582 — MALPKLRRCCGCLSLERGCLLLGILSTIACILNIAAGSWNLPRHREREREDNLISMTMIMFSTLSGISNVVVLVGIGWRRPGCLQLSILFNSVFMLCIFLVAIVTCIFSPELTPHLKSPVNVTLVILALLAGAAYSMYYLIVVNSLYRKMKMSDSESALPM, encoded by the exons ATGGCGCTACCAAAGTTAAGGCGATGCTGTGGCTGCTTGTCGCTGGAACGAGGATGTTTGCTTCTTGGAATCTTGTCGACA ATAGCCTGCATATTAAACATAGCCGCTGGATCATGGAACCTGCCTCGCCACAGAGAAAGGGAGAGAGAAGATAACCTCATCTCAATGACAATGATCATGTTTTCAACGCTGTCTGGAATAAGCAATGTTGTGGTGCTGGTCGGAATCGGATGG AGAAGACCGGGCTGTCTGCAGTTGTCGATCCTGTTCAATTCCGTGTTTATGCTCTGTATATTCCTGGTTGCCATTGTGACTTGCATCTTCAGTCCTGAACTGACGCCACATTTGAAGAGCCCTGTCAATGTGACGCTTGTTATATTGGCCCTACTGGCCGGAGCTG CATACTCTATGTACTACCTGATCGTAGTGAACAGCTTATACCGCAAGATGAAGATGTCCGACAGCGAGAGTGCGTTGCCGATGTGA
- the LOC126964585 gene encoding uncharacterized protein LOC126964585: MARMELPILDKFCFIFHLKTGCVVMGIVNSILTFVLAVILITFAVDIKSASEKREDIDSGMSSVMYTIVILLVVLLFVKFLLELVFIYAVYKEKCGIIKKYCIFWIVFLVLFIISFLKTLFHMGAGHVIAQILFLAENFYFIVVIRSYLLSINEDGVL, from the exons ATG GCTAGAATGGAGCTACCAATTTtggataaattttgttttattttccacCTGAAGACCGGTTGTGTAGTTATGGGGATCGTCAATtca ATCCTAACCTTCGTGCTGGCTGTGATCCTGATAACATTTGCGGTGGACATAAAGAGTGCATCAGAGAAACGTGAGGACATTGACTCCGGCATGTCTTCTGTCATGTACACAATAGTAATACTACTGGTGGTTCTGCTGTTTGTGAAGTTCCTCTTGGAGCTGGTGTTCATCTACGCTGTGTATAAG GAGAAATGTGGCATAATAAAGAAGTACTGCATCTTCTGGATCGTGTTCCTGGTGCTCTTCATCATCAGCTTCCTAAAGACCTTATTCCACATGGGAGCTGGCCATGTCATTGCACAAATACTGTTCCTAG ctgAAAATTTTTACTTTATCGTCGTCATTCGAAGTTATCTTCTCTCCATCAACGAAGACGGAGTTCTGTAA